A DNA window from Maribellus comscasis contains the following coding sequences:
- the istB gene encoding IS21-like element helper ATPase IstB has translation MNNNQTVEKLRQMRIGAMADLHLQHVKNNGLQELTPDEYLALLTDHEWESRQNQKIQRLLKQAAFRQKASVEEVRFAPSRNLDRNMFNRIATLDFINRKENLIITGASGVGKSYLAQALGHQACFNGLKTLYTNTARLFARMKLAKTDGTYLKELNKLQKTSLLILDDFGLQALDNHSREALMDIIDDRYNKTSTIVVSQIPVSVWYDIIGEGTIADAILDRIVNSSHRFDLKGESLRKGILKNQD, from the coding sequence ATGAACAACAATCAGACAGTTGAGAAACTAAGGCAGATGCGTATTGGCGCAATGGCCGACCTGCATTTGCAACATGTAAAAAACAATGGTTTACAAGAGCTCACCCCCGATGAGTACCTGGCCCTGCTTACTGACCATGAATGGGAAAGCAGGCAGAACCAGAAAATACAAAGGCTTTTAAAACAAGCAGCTTTCCGCCAAAAAGCAAGCGTGGAAGAAGTGCGTTTTGCCCCATCGCGTAACCTCGACCGAAACATGTTTAACCGCATTGCAACACTCGACTTTATCAACCGTAAAGAAAACCTGATAATCACCGGGGCATCGGGCGTTGGTAAAAGTTACCTGGCCCAGGCATTGGGGCACCAGGCTTGTTTTAACGGATTAAAAACTTTGTATACAAACACAGCACGTTTGTTTGCAAGGATGAAGCTGGCTAAAACTGACGGTACTTACCTGAAAGAACTGAACAAGCTGCAGAAAACAAGCCTGTTGATCCTCGATGATTTTGGCTTACAGGCACTGGACAACCACAGTCGTGAAGCATTAATGGATATTATCGACGACAGGTACAACAAAACTTCAACAATTGTTGTGTCCCAGATTCCGGTTTCTGTATGGTACGATATTATCGGTGAAGGTACTATTGCCGATGCAATCCTTGACCGGATTGTTAACTCATCTCACCGGTTCGACCTAAAAGGAGAATCCTTGAGAAAAGGAATTTTAAAGAATCAAGATTAA
- a CDS encoding pentapeptide repeat-containing protein: MLNNFFSLNNPFQEIPTQVEFERLIGISSDLKNLIYKPDELKPTGTHPKLRIRDFKFSNFSFSKTVISDVVFINCKFTDCLFIGVTIKDCEFHNCVFKNVNTFKISIEETYVNPESFINCIKGRDKSNIAIHLFQQLLHNSKQQGQAKFSRVAEYNFKKWRDKLILNKFIKRQPYGISVLTFLRDYPINSIFRITFGYGLRFRNFFATFLVCFLIFFSVNYSKWQSYSLAQKDISIEAFNPDSVSFTSNFFYTLDVTTKLIDSQFQPKSDVGMFWLSFQSIFAFILLSALITLLVNRFVR, encoded by the coding sequence ATGTTAAACAATTTCTTTTCACTCAATAACCCATTTCAGGAAATTCCAACACAGGTGGAATTTGAGAGATTAATTGGGATTAGCAGTGATTTAAAAAATTTGATTTATAAACCTGATGAGTTAAAACCGACTGGTACTCATCCAAAATTAAGAATCAGAGATTTTAAATTTTCTAATTTTAGTTTTTCAAAAACTGTTATTTCCGATGTTGTGTTTATCAATTGTAAGTTTACCGATTGCCTATTTATTGGAGTAACAATAAAAGACTGTGAGTTTCACAACTGTGTATTCAAAAATGTCAATACATTTAAAATATCGATTGAAGAAACTTATGTAAATCCAGAATCATTTATTAATTGTATCAAGGGAAGAGATAAATCAAACATAGCAATACATTTATTTCAACAACTCTTACATAATTCAAAACAACAAGGTCAAGCAAAATTTAGTAGAGTTGCAGAATACAACTTCAAAAAATGGCGAGATAAATTAATACTTAATAAGTTCATAAAAAGGCAACCTTATGGAATTTCAGTTTTGACCTTTTTGAGAGATTATCCAATCAATAGTATTTTTCGAATAACTTTTGGATATGGTCTTAGATTTAGAAACTTCTTCGCTACGTTTCTTGTTTGTTTTCTCATATTTTTCTCAGTCAATTATAGTAAATGGCAAAGTTATTCCTTGGCACAAAAGGATATATCAATTGAAGCATTTAATCCAGACAGTGTTTCCTTTACCTCAAACTTCTTTTATACTTTGGATGTAACAACAAAACTTATTGATTCACAGTTTCAACCCAAATCCGATGTTGGAATGTTTTGGCTATCATTTCAAAGCATCTTTGCATTTATACTATTATCAGCTTTAATAACTTTACTTGTAAACAGATTTGTAAGATGA